The Strix aluco isolate bStrAlu1 chromosome Z, bStrAlu1.hap1, whole genome shotgun sequence genome contains a region encoding:
- the ISL1 gene encoding insulin gene enhancer protein ISL-1 isoform X2, translating to MGDMGDPPKKKRLISLCVGCGNQIHDQYILRVSPDLEWHAACLKCAECNQYLDETCTCFVRDGKTYCKRDYIRLYGIKCAKCSIGFSKNDFVMRARAKVYHIECFRCVACSRQLIPGDEFALREDGLFCRADHDVVERASLGAGDPLSPLHPARPLQMAEPISARQPALRPHVHKQPEKTTRVRTVLNEKQLHTLRTCYAANPRPDALMKEQLVEMTGLSPRVIRVWFQNKRCKDKKRSIMMKQLQQQQPNDKTNIQGMTGTPMVAASPERHDGGLQANPVEVQSYQPPWKVLSDFALQSDIDQPAFQQLVNFSEGGPGSNSTGSEVASMSSQLPDTPNSMVASPIEA from the exons ATGGGAGACATGGGAGACCCACCAAAAA aaaaacgCCTGATTTCCCTATGTGTTGGTTGCGGCAATCAAATTCACGATCAGTATATTCTGAGGGTTTCTCCGGATTTGGAATGGCATGCGGCGTGTTTGAAGTGTGCAGAGTGTAATCAGTATTTGGACGAGACCTGTACGTGCTTTGTTAGGGATGGCAAAACCTACTGTAAAAGAGATTATATCAG GTTATACGGCATCAAGTGCGCCAAGTGCAGCATCGGCTTCAGCAAGAATGACTTCGTGATGCGCGCCCGCGCCAAGGTGTACCACATCGAGTGTTTCCGCTGCGTGGCCTGCAGCCGCCAGCTCATCCCCGGCGATGAATTCGCGCTGCGGGAGGACGGCCTCTTCTGCCGGGCGGACCACGACGTGGTGGAGCGGGCCAGCCTGGGCGCCGGGGACCCCCTCAGCCCCCTGCACCCCGCCCGGCCGCTGCAGATGGCAG AACCTATCTCTGCCAGACAGCCAGCTCTGCGACCCCACGTCCACAAGCAGCCCGAGAAGACTACCCGAGTCCGGACTGTCCTTAATGAAAAACAGCTTCACACCTTGAGGACCTGCTATGCTGCCAACCCCAGACCTGACGCACTCATGAAAGAGCAACTGGTAGAAATGACTGGCCTCAGCCCGAGGGTCATCAGGGTTTGGTTTCAAAACAAGCGGTGCAAGGACAAAAAAAGGAGCATTATGATGAAGcaactccagcagcagcaaccCAATGACAAAACT AATATCCAAGGGATGACAGGAACTCCGATGGTGGCAGCTAGTCCGGAGAGACATGACGGCGGTTTACAGGCGAACCCGGTGGAGGTGCAGAGTTACCAACCGCCCTGGAAAGTACTGAGTGACTTCGCATTGCAGAGTGACATAGACCAACCTGCTTTTCAGCAACTA GTTAATTTTTCAGAAGGAGGACCCGGTTCCAATTCTACTGGAAGTGAAGTAGCATCAATGTCTTCTCAGCTGCCAGATACGCCCAACAGCATGGTAGCCAGTCCTATTGAGGCATGA
- the ISL1 gene encoding insulin gene enhancer protein ISL-1 isoform X1 — protein MGDMGDPPKKKRLISLCVGCGNQIHDQYILRVSPDLEWHAACLKCAECNQYLDETCTCFVRDGKTYCKRDYIRLYGIKCAKCSIGFSKNDFVMRARAKVYHIECFRCVACSRQLIPGDEFALREDGLFCRADHDVVERASLGAGDPLSPLHPARPLQMAAEPISARQPALRPHVHKQPEKTTRVRTVLNEKQLHTLRTCYAANPRPDALMKEQLVEMTGLSPRVIRVWFQNKRCKDKKRSIMMKQLQQQQPNDKTNIQGMTGTPMVAASPERHDGGLQANPVEVQSYQPPWKVLSDFALQSDIDQPAFQQLVNFSEGGPGSNSTGSEVASMSSQLPDTPNSMVASPIEA, from the exons ATGGGAGACATGGGAGACCCACCAAAAA aaaaacgCCTGATTTCCCTATGTGTTGGTTGCGGCAATCAAATTCACGATCAGTATATTCTGAGGGTTTCTCCGGATTTGGAATGGCATGCGGCGTGTTTGAAGTGTGCAGAGTGTAATCAGTATTTGGACGAGACCTGTACGTGCTTTGTTAGGGATGGCAAAACCTACTGTAAAAGAGATTATATCAG GTTATACGGCATCAAGTGCGCCAAGTGCAGCATCGGCTTCAGCAAGAATGACTTCGTGATGCGCGCCCGCGCCAAGGTGTACCACATCGAGTGTTTCCGCTGCGTGGCCTGCAGCCGCCAGCTCATCCCCGGCGATGAATTCGCGCTGCGGGAGGACGGCCTCTTCTGCCGGGCGGACCACGACGTGGTGGAGCGGGCCAGCCTGGGCGCCGGGGACCCCCTCAGCCCCCTGCACCCCGCCCGGCCGCTGCAGATGGCAG CAGAACCTATCTCTGCCAGACAGCCAGCTCTGCGACCCCACGTCCACAAGCAGCCCGAGAAGACTACCCGAGTCCGGACTGTCCTTAATGAAAAACAGCTTCACACCTTGAGGACCTGCTATGCTGCCAACCCCAGACCTGACGCACTCATGAAAGAGCAACTGGTAGAAATGACTGGCCTCAGCCCGAGGGTCATCAGGGTTTGGTTTCAAAACAAGCGGTGCAAGGACAAAAAAAGGAGCATTATGATGAAGcaactccagcagcagcaaccCAATGACAAAACT AATATCCAAGGGATGACAGGAACTCCGATGGTGGCAGCTAGTCCGGAGAGACATGACGGCGGTTTACAGGCGAACCCGGTGGAGGTGCAGAGTTACCAACCGCCCTGGAAAGTACTGAGTGACTTCGCATTGCAGAGTGACATAGACCAACCTGCTTTTCAGCAACTA GTTAATTTTTCAGAAGGAGGACCCGGTTCCAATTCTACTGGAAGTGAAGTAGCATCAATGTCTTCTCAGCTGCCAGATACGCCCAACAGCATGGTAGCCAGTCCTATTGAGGCATGA